The Streptomyces laurentii region CGAAGGACCGGGCCAAGTGGTGCAGCAGGTCCCGCTGTTCGGCGGTGAGCAGGTCGTAGCTCCAGCGCACGCTGTCCGCGAGGGTCCTGTGGTGCGAGACCGCCGACAGGTCGAACCGGTCGAACATGTACAGCGCGGGACCGCTGTACAGCAGGGACTCCAGCGACACGGTCCGGATGCAGTGCGCGGCCGCCTCGATCGCGCGCGGCAGCCCGTCCAGGCGCCGGCACAGCTCGGCCACCTGGGGCAGGCGGCTGTCCAGGTCGAGCGTGGGCACGGTGGACCTGGCGCGGCGCAGGAACAGCTCGACGGCGGCCGGCAGGGCTGCCCCGTCCTCCGTGGAGCCGTCGGCCGCCCCGTCCGCGCACGGTTCGCCCGCCGGAAGCGGGGACACCTCCCAGACGTCGGCCGACAGCACGGCCAGCGGCCGCCGTGAGCTGATCAGCACCCGCAGTCCGGGATGCGTCACGACGAGCCGCAGGACCAGCCGGGAGACCGTCGCGACGACGTGTTCCGCGGTGTCCACGACGAGCAGCAGGTCCAGCTCCCGGCCCGGTTCGCGGGCGACCGCGTCCGCCAGGACCGCGTCCACGGCCCGGTGTACCTCGTCCCGCGCCGCGGCCGGGTCCGCCGATTCGGGTGTGCAGGGGCCGAGTTCGACCACGCCGACGCCGTTGCGGAAGCGTTCCTGGAGGCGGGCGGCGGCGGTCAGGGCGAGCCGGGTCTTGCCGACGCCGCCGGGTCCGGTGAGGACGAGCAGCCTGCCCCGGCGCATGGTGCGCAGGACATGGCGCAGGTCGTCGTCGCGCCCGGCCATGGCCTCGGTGAGCGGGCGGGGGCCGCGCCAGCGGTCCGGGTCGACCGGGTGTGGCCAGTGCCCGGAGGCGTCGTGCTGGAGGGGCAGGAAGAGCGGGGTGACCTCGTGGCCGGGGTGGAGGCCCTCGGCGCCGGCGAGTTCGGCGAGCGAGGTCCCGAAGGCGCCCAGCAGGAGGTCGACGGAGGCGCGGCGGGGCCGCTTGTTGGAGCCCGTCTCGATGTTGCGGATGGTACGCACGCTGACCCCGGAGCGCTCCGCCAGCTCCTCCTGGGTCCAGCCGCGCGCCTGCCTTCGCTCGGCGAGCAGATGGCGCAGCCGGCGGACGTCCGGCGTCGCGGACATGGGCTGTTCGATGGCCTCGATCATGTTCCGGATCCCCTGATTGCTTCTCGTGGCCGTGGCGGTGTGACGCCCCGCCCCTGTCCGCCCGGGAGCGGACAAGGGGCGCGGGAGCGTCCGGTGTTACCTGGCCACGAGGCGGGGTCGCTGCCGACGTGGGCGATGCGGTCGGCCTCGTCCACGAAGACGACGCGCGGCTCCCGCTTGCCGATCTCGCCCTCCTCCACCGACTCGTAGGCGATGATGACGACGATGTCGCCCGGGGTGACCAGCCGCGCCGCGGCGCCGTTGATGCGGACGACGCCCGAGCCGCGCTCGCCCTCGATGATGTACGTCTCCAGGCGCGAGCCGTTGTCGACGTCCACGATGGCCACCTGCTCGCCGACCAGCAGGTCCGCCGCCTCCATGAGGACAGGGTCCAGGGTGAGCGAGCCGACGTGGTTCAGGTCGGCCTCGGTGACCGTCGCCCGGTGGATCTTGGACGTGAGCATGGTGCGGCGCATCGGGAAGTTCCTTCGAAGCGGACCGGATTCCGGTGAAGCGAATGAGAGATGGAGGGAATCCAGCCAGATGTTGGCGTTCGCGTATCGGGTGGGGGGGCGTCCGTGCATGATGGAAGAGACCCCCGCCGGGTGGATTCTGCTCATGCGAAAACGCGCGCGGAAGGGGGTATTGGTGGCAGCATTTTCCCGGTGGCAGCACCGTGCCAACGACGGGGCGCGGGTCCGGGCCGCCGGCCCGCCACGCCCCTCGCCATCTACGGCGACGTTCGGCCTGGAAGTCGAGGTGGCATGAGGCTGCCGCTGGTCCTTTCCTGCCACCGGGACACCTTTCCCGCCGCCGCCTCTTCGCCCAGAATGGATCATGGACAGAGCAGAGTTACCCGCTGGCACCTGGTTCCAAGACCACCGGGC contains the following coding sequences:
- a CDS encoding hypothetical protein (identified by MetaGeneAnnotator; putative;~sequence version:1): MIEAIEQPMSATPDVRRLRHLLAERRQARGWTQEELAERSGVSVRTIRNIETGSNKRPRRASVDLLLGAFGTSLAELAGAEGLHPGHEVTPLFLPLQHDASGHWPHPVDPDRWRGPRPLTEAMAGRDDDLRHVLRTMRRGRLLVLTGPGGVGKTRLALTAAARLQERFRNGVGVVELGPCTPESADPAAARDEVHRAVDAVLADAVAREPGRELDLLLVVDTAEHVVATVSRLVLRLVVTHPGLRVLISSRRPLAVLSADVWEVSPLPAGEPCADGAADGSTEDGAALPAAVELFLRRARSTVPTLDLDSRLPQVAELCRRLDGLPRAIEAAAHCIRTVSLESLLYSGPALYMFDRFDLSAVSHHRTLADSVRWSYDLLTAEQRDLLHHLARSFDSFTVEDVVSDHPAGAWTAGSVVCGLAELADASLIRVHRGTLYGYRVYGWIKAYIDYIDTLDQDSGRTLGA
- a CDS encoding L-aspartate 1-decarboxylase (Aspartate alpha-decarboxylase or L-aspartate 1-decarboxylase, a pyruvoyl group-dependent decarboxylase in beta-alanine production; cd06919;~COG0853 Aspartate 1-decarboxylase;~L-aspartate 1-decarboxylase [Streptomyces collinus Tu365];~identified by MetaGeneAnnotator; putative;~tetramerization interface [polypeptide binding]) produces the protein MRRTMLTSKIHRATVTEADLNHVGSLTLDPVLMEAADLLVGEQVAIVDVDNGSRLETYIIEGERGSGVVRINGAAARLVTPGDIVVIIAYESVEEGEIGKREPRVVFVDEADRIAHVGSDPASWPGNTGRSRAPCPLPGGQGRGVTPPRPREAIRGSGT
- a CDS encoding hypothetical protein (identified by MetaGeneAnnotator; putative;~sequence version:1), whose product is MLAFAYRVGGRPCMMEETPAGWILLMRKRARKGVLVAAFSRWQHRANDGARVRAAGPPRPSPSTATFGLEVEVA